ggcaaagtttaaaggagatgcgtggggtacattttttacacagaaggcggTGGTAGCCTGCTACAtggtgccagggatggtggtggaagcagatacgatagtggtgtttaagaaacttttggataggcacatggatatgcagggaatggagagatattgatatgtgcaggcagataagagttggtcttggcatcatgtttgcacaGACATATGGGCCGAacaacctgttcctgtgctgtcctgttgcaCGTTCTACGTGTGTAAGTGCGTGTTcacaattgtgtgtgtgtgtgcctctgggTCACGCCTGCCTCCTTCCTTCCAGGGCGGCCCCGTTGTGGGTGCAGTGGGCGACACAGACGCAGCTTCTGGGGGAGCTGGTCCCCGCCTGCCAACCGGTGAAGTcacgaggggcactgctggcagCGTTCACCACCGACGGCTCACTCCTTGCCCTGGCTATCAATCAGATCAACCCCAAGGTACCCTCTCCATGCCCACGCTCCTGCTCAACAGCACTCTGTATGTATGTGTCTGTGAGTCTGAGTGTGTgcatggttgtgtgtgtgtgtgtgtgtgtgtatgattgtgtgtgagtgagtgcataagtgtgtgtgtgcgtatgagtGGGTGTTTGTGCGTGTatgagtgtgtgcatgcgtgtctgcatgcctgtatgtgtgtgtgtacacagccCCGGAGCTGGTGTCGGGGTTACCGCTGCCCACTGCCTGTCGTCTCTCCTGTTCACAGGCCACCCAGGTGCTGTTTGTGAAGCCAATGAGCCGTGTGACTGTGTCGACCAGTCTGCAGGGATGTGGCAGCACCGCCCGCCCTGTGCCAGCCTCGTCTGCCAGGTAGGTGAGGGATGGGACCGCTGGCACTGCCCACAACtctccagtggatgtagtgtatctagactttcggaaagcctttgataaggtcccgcacgggagactggtgactaaaattagagcgcatggtattgggggtagggtattgacatggatagaaaattggttggcagacagaagagtaggagtgaacgggtccttttcagaatggcaggcagtggcgagtggagcgctgcaaggctcggtgttggagccgcaactgtttaccatatatattaatgatttgtaagaaggaattaggagcaacactagcaagtttgcggatgacacaaagctgggtgtcagtgggaactgtgaagaggatattaggaggttgcagggtgacctggacaggttgagtgagtgggcagatgtgtggcagatgcagtataatatagatcaatgtgaggttatccactttggcggcaaaaacaagggggcagattattatctcaatggggttaggttaggtaagggggaggcgcagcgagacctgggtgtccttgtacaccggtcactgaaagttggcttacaggtacagcaggcagtgaagaaagctaatggaatgttggccttcataacaagaagatttcagtataggagtaaagaggttcttttgcAATTGTAAAagtgctctggtgagaccacatctggagtattgtgtacagttttggtctcctaatttgaggaaggacatccttgtgattgaagcagtgcagcgtaggttcacgagattgatccctgggatggcgggactgtcatatgatgaaagattgaaaagactaggcttgtattcactggagtttagaaagatgaagggaatcttatagaaacatataaaattataaatggactggactggacatataaaattataaatggcaggaaaaatgttcccaatgttgggcgagtccagaaccagggggccacagttttagaataaaggggaggtcatttaagactgaggtgagaaaaaactttttaacccagagagttgtgaatttatggaattccctgccacagtgggcagtggaggccaagtcactggatggatttaagagagagttagatagagctctagggaataGTAgagtcaaggcatatggggagaaggcaggcacaggttattgataggggacgatcagccatgatcacaatgaatggcggtgctggctcgaagggccgaatggcctcctcctgcacctagtttctatgtaatCTATGTAATTCTATGTACCCTGCCCAATGTGGGTGAGCCTGGTGCATCAGGTAGGTGAGGGATGGGACCATTGGCACTGCCCACACCTCACCCTGTGCCCTGCCCAGTGCAGGAGAGTGTGGTGTACCAAGTAGGTGAGGAGTGGGACCACTGCCAGTGTGTCCTTGCCCAGTGTGGGTGAGAGTGTACCAGGTATGTGAGGGGTGGGCACACTGGCACTGCCACACCTCACCCTGTGCCCTGCCCAGTGTGGGCGCACTGAGACTGGGCTCAATGGAGGAGGTGCTGAGGTAGGAATGGAGCAGACTGCTCTCCCAGCGCTCCTGAATCAGCCTCAGCACCAACTCACCCCACACCACCAGCACCACAGCATGCCTGTGGCTGTAACACCGCCAGGGTGTCGCTGTAATGTGAGGGGAGGCCAGGAGGATGTGGACCGCTGACATGTGGAATAGGTGGGAGGGGGAATATGGTCAGAGAGTTGTACAGCACTGGAGCAGCcacttcggcccgcaatgtccgtGCCTAACACAATTGccattaaactgatctcctctgtctgcatgtgatccatatccctccgttccttgcatatccatgtgcctgtataaaagcctcttaaacaccactattatatctgccttcacttccacccctggcagcatgttccaagctcccacctccctctgtgtaaaacaaacttgccctgaacatctcctttaaactttgcctctttcaccttaaacctgcgctctctagtctttgacatttccaccctgggaaaaggttctggctATCTACTCtatctttaggctttagagatacaaggtggaaacagacctatggcccaccgagtccgtgccagctAGCAATCACCACTATGGCTATGGCTCTAtgcctatgactctataactctggctatgactctatggctccatGAGTGATGCTGATGTCTCTGTGCTGGCTCCACCTGCAGGTCCTACTGGGTGGCTGGGGTGAGCTGGACCCCAGACGGCCTCTTCCTGGCGTGCATGCTGCAACGCGGAGCCTTGCTGATGCTGTCCCGTCTCGGCGAGCTGGTGACGCTCACCACCTCTGGCTGCTCCGTGGAgtttggtctttggagtgtgggaggaaactggagtccctggaaaaaacccacgctattaaagggaggacatacaaactcaatacagacatcacccatcacCCAGGATCAAATTCAgctctctagcgctgtaaagcagcagctccactgttGTGCCACCCTGCTGCCGTAATGTTATGGGCTAAAAGGCTAATGTAGAAAATCATAGAGGAATAGACgggagagacacacagagtctcatgcccagagtaggggaattgacaaccacaggacatgggtttaaggtgggggggggggggcgcaggcagttgggactagtgtaaatgggacatgttggtcgacgcgggcaagttgggcagaagggcctgtttccccactgtataacCCTATGACTCCTAGGCtccatggctctatgactctgactatggctatggctctatgactcttatGAGCCTATGACTATGGCTATGAcactgagactctatgactatggctatgacactatgactctagggCTANNNNNNNNNNNNNNNNNNNNNNNNNNNNNNNNNNNNNNNNNNNNNNNNNNNNNNNNNNNNNNNNNNNNNNNNNNNNNNNNNNNNNNNNNNNNNNNNNNNNNNNNNNNNNNNNNNNNNNNNNNNNNNNNNNNNNNNNNNNNNNNNNNNNNNNNNNNNNNNNNNNNNNNNNNNNNNNNNNNNNNNNNNNNNNNNNNNNNNNNNNNNNNNNNNNNNNNNNNNNNNNNNNNNNNNNNNNNNNNNNNNNNNNNNNNNNNNNNNNNNNNNNNNNNNNNNNNNNNNNNNNNNNNNNNNNNNNNNNNNNNNNNNNNNNNNNNNNNNNNNNNNNNNNNNNNNNNNNNNNNNNNNNNNNNNNNNNNNNNNNNNNNNNNNNNNNNNNNNNNNNNNNNNNNNNNNNNNNNNNNNNNNNNNNNNNNNNNNNNNNNNNNNNNNNNNNNNNNNNNNNNNNNNNNNNNNNNNNNNNNNNNNNNNNNNNNNNNNNNNNNNNNNNNNNNNNNNNNNNNNNNNNNNNNNNNNNNNNNNNNNNNNNNNNNNNNNNNNNNNNNNNNNNNNNNNNNNNNNNNNNNNNNNNNNNNNNNNNNNNNNNNNNNNNNNNNNNNNNNNNNNNNNNNNNNNNNNNNNNNNNNNNNNNNNNNNNNNNNNNNNNNNNNNNNNNNNNNNNNNNNNNNNNNNNNNNNNNNNNNNNNNNNNNNNNNNNNNNNNNNNNNNNNNNNNNNNNNNNNNNNNNNNNNNNNNNNNNNNNNNNNNNNNNNNNNNNNNNNNNNNNNNNNNNNNNNNNNNNNNNNNNNNNNNNNNNNNNNNNNNNNNNNNNNNNNNNNNNNNNNNNNNNNNNNNNNNNNNNNNNNNNNNNNNNNNNNNNNNNNNNNNNNNNNNNNNNNNNNNNNNNNNNNNNNNNNNNNNNNNNNNNNNNNNNNNNNNNNNNNNNNNNNNNNNNNNNNNNNNNNNNNNNNNNNNNNNNNNNNNNNNNNNNNNNNNNNNNNNNNNNNNNNNNNNNNNNNNNNNNNNNNNNNNNNNNNNNNNNNNNNNNNNNNNNNNNNNNNNNNNNNNNNNNNNNNNNNNNNNNNNNNNNNNNNNNNNNNNNNNNNNNNNNNNNNNNNNNNNNNNNNNNNNNNNNNNNNNNNNNNNNNNNNNNNNNNNNNNNNNNNNNNNNNNNNNNNNNNNNNNNNNNNNNNNNNNNNNNNNNNNNNNNNNNNNNNNNNNNNNNNNNNNNNNNNNNNNNNNNNNNNNNNNNNNNNNNNNNNNNNNNNNNNNNNNNNNNNNNNNNNNNNNNNNNNNNNNNNNNNNNNNNNNNNNNNNNNNNNNNNNNNNNNNNNNNNNNNNNNNNNNNNNNNNNNNNNNNNNNNNNNNNNNNNNNNNNNNNNNNNNNNNNNNNNNNNNNNNNNNNNNNNNNNNNNNNNNNNNNNNNNNNNNNNNNNNNNNNNNNNNNNNNNNNNNNNNNNNNNNNNNNNNNNNNNNNNNNNNNNNNNNNNNNNNNNNNNNNNNNNNNNNNNNNNNNNNNNNNNNNNNNNNNNNNNNNNNNNNNNNNNNNNNNNNNNNNNNNNNNNNNNNNNNNNNNNNNNNNNNNNNNNNNNNNNNNNNNNNNNNNNNNNNNNNNNNNNNNNNNNNNNNNNNNNNNNNNNNNNNNNNNNNNNNNNNNNNNNNNNNNNNNNNNNNNNNNNNNNNNNNNNNNNNNNNNNNNNNNNNNNNNNNNNNNNNNNNNNNNNNNNNNNNNNNNNNNNNNNNNNNNNNNNNNNNNNNNNNNNNNNNNNNNNNNNNNNNNNNNNNNNNNNNNNNNNNNNNNNNNNNNNNNNNNNNNNNNNNNNNNNNNNNNNNNNNNNNNNNNNNNNNNNNNNNNNNNNNNNNNNNNNNNNNNNNNNNNNNNNNNNNNNNNNNNNNNNNNNNNNNNNNNNNNNNNNNNNNNNNNNNNNNNNNNNNNNNNNNNNNNNNNNNNNNNNNNNNNNNNNNNNNNNNNNNNNNNNNNNNNNNNNNNNNNNNNNNNNNNNNNNNNNNNNNNNNNNNNNNNNNNNNNNNNNNNNNNNNNNNNNNNNNNNNNNNNNNNNNNNNNNNNNNNNNNNNNNNNNNNNNNNNNNNNNNNNNNNNNNNNNNNNNNNNNNNNNNNNNNNNNNNNNNNNNNNNNNNNNNNNNNNNNNNNNNNNNNNNNNNNNNNNNNNNNNNNNNNNNNNNNNNNNNNNNNNNNNNNNNNNNNNNNNNNNNNNNNNNNNNNNNNNNNNNNNNNNNNNNNNNNNNNNNNNNNNNNNNNNNNNNNNNNNNNNNNNNNNNNNNNNNNNNNNNNNNNNNNNNNNNNNNNNNNNNNNNNNNNNNNNNNNNNNNNNNNNNNNNNNNNNNNNNNNNNNNNNNNNNNNNNNNNNNNNNNNNNNNNNNNNNNNNNNNNNNNNNNNNNNNNNNNNNNNNNNNNNNNNNNNNNNNNNNNNNNNNNNNNNNNNNNNNNNNNNNNNNNNNNNNNNNNNNNNNNNNNNNNNNNNNNNNNNNNNNNNNNNNNNNNNNNNNNNNNNNNNNNNNNNNNNNNNNNNNNNNNNNNNNNNNNNNNNNNNNNNNNNNNNNNNNNNNNNNNNNNNNNNNNNNNNNNNNNNNNNNNNNNNNNNNNNNNNNNNNNNNNNNNNNNNNNNNNNNNNNNNNNNNNNNNNNNNNNNNNNNNNNNNNNNNNNNNNNNNNNNNNNNNNNNNNNNNNNNNNNNNNNNNNNNNNNNNNNNNNNNNNNNNNNNNNNNNNNNNNNNNNNNNNNNNNNNNNNNNNNNNNNNNNNNNNNNNNNNNNNNNNNNNNNNNNNNNNNNNNNNNNNNNNNNNNNNNNNNNNNNNNNNNNNNNNNNNNNNNNNNNNNNNNNNNNNNNNNNNNNNNNNNNNNNNNNNNNNNNNNNNNNNNNNNNNNNNNNNNNNNNNNNNNNNNNNNNNNNNNNNNNNNNNNNNNNNNNNNNNNNNNNNNNNNNNNNNNNNNNNNNNNNNNNNNNNNNNNNNNNNNNNNNNNNNNNNNNNNNNNNNNNNNNNNNNNNNNNNNNNNNNNNNNNNNNNNNNNNNNNNNNNNNNNNNNNNNNNNNNNNNNNNNNNNNNNNNNNNNNNNNNNNNNNNNNNNNNNNNNNNNNNNNNNNNNNNNNNNNNNNNNNNNNNNNNNNNNNNNNNNNNNNNNNNNNNNNNNNNNNNNNNNNNNNNNNNNNNNNNNNNNNNNNNNNNNNNNNNNNNNNNNNNNNNNNNNNNNNNNNNNNNNNNNNNNNNNNNNNNNNNNNNNNNNNNNNNNNNNNNNNNNNNNNNNNNNNNNNNNNNNNNNNNNNNNNNNNNNNNNNNNNNNNNNNNNNNNNNNNNNNNNNNNNNNNNNNNNNNNNNNNNNNNNNNNNNNNNNNNNNNNNNNNNNNNNNNNNNNNNNNNNNNNNNNNNNNNNNNNNNNNNNNNNNNNNNNNNNNNNNNNNNNNNNNNNNNNNNNNNNNNNNNNNNNNNNNNNNNNNNNNNNNNNNNNNNNNNNNNNNNNNNNNNNNNNNNNNNNNNNNNNNNNNNNNNNNNNNNNNNNNNNNNNNNNNNNNNNNNNNNNNNNNNNNNNNNNNNNNNNNNNNNNNNNNNNNNNNNNNNNNNNNNNNNNNNNNNNNNNNNNNNNNNNNNNNNNNNNNNNNNNNNNNNNNNNNNNNNNNNNNNNNNNNNNNNNNNNNNNNNNNNNNNNNNNNNNNNNNNNNNNNNNNNNNNNNNNNNNNNNNNNNNNNNNNNNNNNNNNNNNNNNNNNNNNNNNNNNNNNNNNNNNNNNNNNNNNNNNNNNNNNNNNNNNNNNNNNNNNNNNNNNNNNNNNNNNNNNNNNNNNNNNNNNNNNNNNNNNNNNNNNNNNNNNNNNNNNNNNNNNNNNNNNNNNNNNNNNNNNNNNNNNNNNNNNNNNNNNNNNNNNNNNNNNNNNNNNNNNNNNNNNNNNNNNNNNNNNNNNNNNNNNNNNNNNNNNNNNNNNNNNNNNNNNNNNNNNNNNNNNNNNNNNNNNNNNNNNNNNNNNNNNNNNNNNNNNNNNNNNNNNNNNNNNNNNNNNNNNNNNNNNNNNNNNNNNNNNNNNNNNNNNNNNNNNNNNNNNNNNNNNNNNNNNNNNNNNNNNNNNNNNNNNNNNNNNNNNNNNNNNNNNNNNNNNNNNNNNNNNNNNNNNNNNNNNNNNNNNNNNNNNNNNNNNNNNNNNNNNNNNNNNNNNNNNNNNNNNNNNNNNNNNNNNNNNNNNNNNNNNNNNNNNNNNNNNNNNNNNNNNNNNNNNNNNNNNNNNNNNNNNNNNNNNNNNNNNNNNNNNNNNNNNNNNNNNNNNNNNNNNNNNNNNNNNNNNNNNNNNNNNNNNNNNNNNNNNNNNNNNNNNNNNNNNNNNNNNNNNNNNNNNNNNNNNNNNNNNNNNNNNNNNNNNNNNNNNNNNNNNNNNNNNNNNNNNNNNNNNNNNNNNNNNNNNNNNNNNNNNNNNNNNNNNNNNNNNNNNNNNNNNNNNNNNNNNNNNNNNNNNNNNNNNNNNNNNNNNNNNNNNNNNNNNNNNNNNNNNNNNNNNNNNNNNNNNNNNNNNNNNNNNNNNNNNNNNNNNNNNNNNNNNNNNNNNNNNNNNNNNNNNNNNNNNNNNNNNNNNNNNNNNNNNNNNNNNNNNNNNNNNNNNNNNNNNNNNNNNNNNNNNNNNNNNNNNNNNNNNNNNNNNNNNNNNNNNNNNNNNNNNNNNNNNNNNNNNNNNNNNNNNNNNNNNNNNNNNNNNNNNNNNNNNNNNNNNNNNNNNNNNNNNNNNNNNNNNNNNNNNNNNNNNNNNNNNNNNNNNNNNNNNNNNNNNNNNNNNNNNNNNNNNNNNNNNNNNNNNNNNNNNNNNNNNNNNNNNNNNNNNNNNNNNNNNNNNNNNNNNNNNNNNNNNNNNNNNNNNNNNNNNNNNNNNNNNNNNNNNNNNNNNNNNNNNNNNNNNNNNNNNNNNNNNNNNNNNNNNNNNNNNNNNNNNNNNNNNNNNNNNNNNNNNNNNNNNNNNNNNNNNNNNNNNNNNNNNNNNNNNNNNNNNNNNNNNNNNNNNNNNNNNNNNNNNNNNNNNNNNNNNNNNNNNNNNNNNNNNNNNNNNNNNNNNNNNNNNNNNNNNNNNNNNNNNNNNNNNNNNNNNNNNNNNNNNNNNNNNNNNNNNNNNNNNNNNNNNNNNNNNNNNNNNNNNNNNNNNNNNNNNNNNNNNNNNNNNNNNNNNNNNNNNNNNNNNNNNNN
The DNA window shown above is from Amblyraja radiata isolate CabotCenter1 chromosome 3, sAmbRad1.1.pri, whole genome shotgun sequence and carries:
- the LOC116971602 gene encoding ciliogenesis and planar polarity effector 1-like; translation: MLVASVWNVLVIPCTAWLYRYRNSTVKLSLFVSNDGKRVLLLAQVGAAFLWESLEEQDLPSVPGARLGGRWAEVLPDGQASLPQGEDMESAVHAVFVADEVLGDCCLACFAFISGEALVLTTVRLHWFEQVERCIRAAPLWVQWATQTQLLGELVPACQPVKSRGALLAAFTTDGSLLALAINQINPKATQVLFVKPMSRVTVSTSLQGCGSTARPVPASSARSYWVAGVSWTPDGLFLACMLQRGALLMLSRLGELVTLTTSGCSVEFGLWTYDYGYDTETL